gcttattcattataatggaattatatttttgatttgtaaattgagtaaaaTAATCCTGCTTTATATACACTGTCCCCAATATGtgacgcaaatactttaaccctatatataaaaattgccTGTAGTTaagtatattatatgtttttcaataattaaattaatatagaataataaaataatattattactaaaggaacgttttatttctttttgtgacaattatttaaattaccttaaatagagggttgcttaatacatttttgattaaatatagatatgatggattttatacaaaaaatcctattcttactaacatttggtataactttattataaaaatgaatatacttttataatgaatttaaagtatgtttgaacgTAGAacaggaatatatttatatcttctattttaatgatttcaattctaaaacttaaatacagtataaatctaaaaaatgcaaaatcttattattactataatccttaaaagtatataaatagtcgctttttaaaatatattaaatttatatatacctgtttcttataatatataatatagttttttctaaaattatattattttcaaattaaattacaTGCTCCACTTTCTTTGCaaattacataatttatattttttttatttaatataaataaattagtaatttattttaatgagtcttataacattatttttatttctatatacttcaatttataaatattccgTATTAGATAATTATAGAATATATTCCGCGTATCATTTCCATAGTTTAAAATACAAATTAGTACTGAATCCGTACTTAtgctatttataagcttaaataagtctttgaatatagattgttttaaaaatcatacttagtaaatattaaatattagcatataaataaatattgatgaacattttaaagtataatagaaaactatatgtattaggttggtatattgcactttgagaggagagagatagatatatttgctcttttaatatataaatttagataaatattcgcTATATGTTCTGTATAgttaattttatcttatatattttattgttatagttatcaatgtatatacattcaaatagtttattaaaagatctatattatattaattttatgataaaacAATGCTATTTGTAATTAaagattatttattaaacaatgataatataatacgtgttaatatgaaataataaaaagactTTTGACGTTAATTGAGTTTTTAaccttttctttatttatacagttttttaaaatataaaatttaaaattccaaattggatctttaacaaaatatataacattgatacctttataatatagtattatttgtcttttcgataatattaatatttaattatatgaaggtttcacaataaaacaatatttcaatattagttattagtttatatgtataggtatataataataatgacattatatctatcaaattatttacaattattataacaaactataacattatattttattaatatacttatattttattttttaaatcttttgaaatgtaatttatttatgcctcaaaactataaagcttaaaaatgaatagtgattaatctaatattatacctttatggtaaataaattaaaatatatataactatttctataatttgaattttaAACTCTAGGATAAATGAAACTATATATGATCgaaaattaaaaggatagtatacatctatctataatttaatttattattaatatggatatttttattgatcattaaaaatgttagatgcataaaatgccttttatagataacgcTGTATTATCGATTCTatatcgatattttatgaatctatattattacagttcagttggataacatgatttaaatcaaaataaatatgacaaaagttataagttttactaaataaaatgtttcataaccaaataaacattttattttatacataattcaatatagcccctgattaacaaattttatataatagacaattatgatatagcataatatgaattcatatataatcaatatctatattaatatatacaatatagacattttattttaatcatattaaattgacatgaacactcaatttattgtattataatatatgaaaaaatattatgtgacacatttcatattaatgtaTATGTTCCTTTTGGGGGGCATATTTTACTTTTGAATTTAATCATGTGATTAAATATACggaattatacatatattaaattagtgttcaaattataaaaaattaaataaagatataatatttagccctaacccgaatgtggggtccacaacataaaaactatataaaaattatgcaaaaattattccccaatagacagtttcttaaaatatgttaatcattattattattcctaAATTGCCactctcttcgaatcatatgctaatgattcattctcttctttatattttttaccttttctcttaatttttgtttttgaaatcgtttccgaaatccaaatagtgaatactaatataaaaatggtaaacatattatttttttgttaacgtttggatatatataatgaaaataatatttttaaacgctatattttttaactcattattatttaccttataagaaattcctaaaaaaaatgctattgcaccaaatatcgataaaactgtaaaGAACTTGCTtcctatcgacgaacttgatgatgtatCTCCAGATCTTAGTGCAGAAATGTTTGATGTTATCTCTGGAAGGGATTTagtatttttacatttatcttttatattagcataatcagttgataaagcagacaatatttgtttatatgaATTGCCATCagcattattataatgtCCATTAAGTtcttgatattttttaacaaaatcaTTCGCATTATCTGACAGTTTGTCATTTGAATTCGTTTCAATATTACCATACATATTACATATTAATTTggatgcatcataaaatttagacagatcttcaatattagtattcaacaaatcattttttgtatttaagACTTCATTAAGTTCTGTAAATTTACTGGAatcatttataaatttttcatatttattattattttttacatgattagtataaaaatcgtTTATTTTGGTGGTACTATGCGTTGTGCTTTGATTTAATTGATTACTAAGCcatgaaataatatatagaaaaaatgcattagtattatttttatcataactTTTATCGTGGgatatagtaaaatattgTCCAAGTAACCATAAAAATCCAATCGTAATCTTTTCAAGTTCAGAATTGCAGTTTTCTTTAGGGCAGTAATTTTTGAAATCACTAATTTTTGTTAGTTCAACATTTGCTTTTCCATTTAATTCATCGGGTAAATGCTTCCTCAAAAGATCTAATTTTCCAcactaaaaaaacatttaaaaaaaattgataaaaatatgtattaagaaaatgttattaaaataaaacttaatGAAGTTTATAGGAACtataatatcaaaaagtGTACATACTAGAGTATTATTCATTATGATGGAATGTAATTTATAATCTCTAGGTTAAAGGgtatcatattatatatatatatatatactaaaataggtaatacaattatttaaccctatatatagCAATTAtctgtaaataaaaatatttttattattcttaatttcaatttaaagataatatagaacaatatatacttttatggAACTTAAATTCCCATAAATTAGGattgtttaatacattttttaccaTATGTATAGATAATACAATTCTGCATGAATTGTTATCCTTAATAACACTTATATgagcattattataaaaattaaagtaaCATTGTAATGggtttaaaatatatattcttatacatttgctttaatatagaaaataaacgtcatttcttttgttttaataaatggtaCCCCAAAACTAATATACTGAAAAAATCGAAACTGTTaagaaatttattattactataatccttaaaagtatataaatagtaattttttaaaatatattaaatatttatatacttgtttcttataatatataccaatattttattaaaattataacatttacaaaTTAAGTTTAATGctccattttctatgcaaattacataattttaatattagttttaattaatatatatacattccaattatattttaacattttcaataactttatttttattcctacatattccaatttataaatataccttattgagtaattttataatatattttgcacatctttcccacggtttaaaacgagaATTAGCACTGAcacgtatttataagcttatataactattttaatgcatattgtttttaaaataatacttagtaaatattaaatatgtaaCACATAAATACGTACTGATGAACatttttaagtataatagaaaattatgtgtattatgttggtatattgcactttgagaggagagataagggaagtatgATTTTTTAAGACACGGGTGTAACCATATAAGATTTACTTATTATGCATAGtttaattatgttttatattttataccaTTAAATCTTTCAACccatgtatgtatatattaaaattattcattaaaaataacttataattattaattttctaaatatatggTTTGcttttgtatttataataaactatatttttaagtaaactatggaattattaatattattttgcttgacagtgttaattctaatattatcgaattaaagcatatttaaatgaatgttataataattaatttgatgttttgtgcatacaattttaattttatcatacctttaataatatatataatgaatttatatccATGTAATCTATCAAattaacataatatatttttcgtatttaatactttatttattgttattactattattattgttactgctagatcactgtatagtacaacggaata
Above is a window of Plasmodium yoelii strain 17X genome assembly, chromosome: 9 DNA encoding:
- a CDS encoding PIR protein, translated to MNNTLCGKLDLLRKHLPDELNGKANVELTKISDFKNYCPKENCNSELEKITIGFLWLLGQYFTISHDKSYDKNNTNAFFLYIISWLSNQLNQSTTHSTTKINDFYTNHVKNNNKYEKFINDSSKFTELNEVLNTKNDLLNTNIEDLSKFYDASKLICNMYGNIETNSNDKLSDNANDFVKKYQELNGHYNNADGNSYKQILSALSTDYANIKDKCKNTKSLPEITSNISALRSGDTSSSSSIGSKFFTVLSIFGAIAFFLGISYKYSLFGFRKRFQKQKLREKVKNIKKRMNH